A genomic region of Daphnia carinata strain CSIRO-1 chromosome 5, CSIRO_AGI_Dcar_HiC_V3, whole genome shotgun sequence contains the following coding sequences:
- the LOC130696494 gene encoding protein O-linked-mannose beta-1,2-N-acetylglucosaminyltransferase 1-like, producing the protein MEKDQCPVDYYYHSWSKRWPTRSATRIVTSSDNISTSVATHQRHCRCNWIRRRILAKLCRTTIVIVLTLTILVNLIFILEFGYKSKLIISDEPTSRANISDDGQSYQYLTLDIVSSQSRAAVSVDGAMMIDDNEVGKGRGIHVLVLNQRTGAVMARQIFDTYSPHEDEAMSLFVNLVSKGRIIVMTIKDEGSFHLKQPARDLLQRFGSKNSQILGWRDTWIFVFQKEDARRGGMCCEHLGKSSNFLSWGQPLLVTCKVRLSTDQHEEECQWPDTEENQRRREFCSRVEGYGSVCDCHQPTPITFQPSPIPSNQIRNVPVAIIASDRPRYLYRMLRSLLRAGGANKEMMTVFIDGYYEEPMQVVRLFGLKGIQHKPLGIKNARISQHYKASLSTLFKQHPDSRHAILVEEDLDVAPDFFHYFSQLVHLLDEDPTLYCVSAWNDHGYQHSSVNATLLYRVETMPGLGWMLSRKLFKEELEPAWPTQDKMWDWDMWMRKPSVRRDRECVIPDVPRTYHFGASGLNMNSFFQDTYFRKRALNNLADVQLHDIENMKAINYERVIETAVSNATLLDHTISPCEESFIPNVAGETFVMYMKMEHARDTVTWLQIAKCFKIWDLDARGSHKGLWRFYLKNNSIVVVGVPFSPYSKFKPTTLNPMELHPAVTTRKTN; encoded by the exons ATGGAAAAGGACCAGTGCCCGGtggattattattatcattcgTGGTCGAAACGGTGGCCGACGAGATCGGCTACGAGAATAGTGACCTCGTCCGATAACATTTCGACTAGTGTGGCTACGCATCAACGCCACTGCCGATGCAACTGGATCCGGAGAAGGATCTTGGCTAAGTTATGCCGG ACGACGATTGTAATTGTCCTAACGCTAACGATTCTAGTCAACCTCATCTTTATTCTGGAATTTGGTTACAAGTCAAAACTCATCATTTCGG aTGAACCTACCAGCAGAGCCAATATCAGCGATGATGGACAATCATACCAATATCTAACACTAGACATTGTTTCTAGTCAATCGCGTGCGGCAGTCAGCGTAGATGGAGCTATG ATGATTGACGATAACGAAGTTGGTAAAGGACGAGGTATTCACGTGCTAGTCTTGAATCAAAGAACGGGTGCCGTAATGGCCCGGCAAATCTTCGACACCTATTCGCCGCACGAAGACGAAGCGATGAGCCTCTTTGTCAACTTAGTATCAAAAGGGAGAATTATTGTCATGACCATTAAA GACGAAGGTTCGTTCCATTTGAAGCAGCCGGCCAGGGACCTCCTGCAGCGATTCGGCTCGAAGAATTCCCAGATATTGGGCTGGAGAGATACGTGGATCTTCGTCTTCCAGAAAGAGGATGCGAGAAGAGGCGGCATGTGTTGCGAACATTTGGGTAAAAGCTCCAATTTCCTGTCGTGGGGCCAGCCGCTTTTGGTGACCTGCAAAGTTCGCCTATCGACTGACCAACATG AAGAGGAGTGCCAATGGCCTGACACGGAAGAAAATCAACGCCGTCGGGAATTCTGCAGCCGAGTCGAAGGCTACGGAAGCGTCTGTGATTGTCACCAACCTACCCCCATCACTTTTCAGCCGTCTCCG attccAAGTAATCAAATTCGTAATGTTCCTGTGGCAATCATTGCCAGCGACCGTCCTCGTTATTTGTACAG AATGCTGAGATCTCTATTGAGAGCGGGTGGTGCCAATAAAGAGATGATGACCGTGTTTATTGACGGTTATTACGAAGAGCCCATGCAAGTGGTCCGCCTATTCGGTTTGAAAGGAATCCAGCACAAGCCACTGGGCATCAAGAACGCTCGCATTTCTCAACATTATAAAGCTTCTCTATCAACTCTTTTTAAACAGCATCCGGATTCACGTCACGCCATCTTAGTGGAGGAGGATCTGGATGTCGCACCCGATTTCTTCCA ttATTTCAGCCAACTGGTGCATTTGTTGGACGAAGACCCAACACTTTATTGCGTGTCGGCCTGGAACGATCACGGCTACCAGCACAGCAGCGTCAATGCGACGCTGCTCTACCGAGTCGAGACAATGCCCGGACTCGGCTGGATGCTGTCGAGGAAGCTATTCAAAGAGGAGCTCGAACCTGCATGGCCGACCCAAGATAAA ATGTGGGATTGGGATATGTGGATGAGGAAGCCAAGCGTCCGACGAGACAGGGAGTGCGTGATTCCAGACGTGCCACGCACCTATCACTTCGGTGCCAGCGGCTTAAACATGAATTCCTTTTTCCAAGATACTTATTTCCGAAAAAGGGCGCTCAATAATTTAGCGGACGTTCAACTGCACGACATCGAGAA CATGAAGGCTATTAATTACGAGCGTGTCATCGAAACGGCCGTGTCCAATGCAACACTGCTTGATCACACCATTTCACCTTGCGAAGAATCTTTCATTCCCAACGTCGCG gGTGAGACGTTTGTGATGTATATGAAAATGGAGCACGCTCGGGACACCGTCACCTGGTTGCAAATCGCCAAG TGCTTCAAGATTTGGGATTTGGATGCAAGAGGATCACACAAAGGTCTATGGCGattctatttgaaaaacaattcaatagtGGTCGTCGGTGTTCCGTTCTCTCCCTATTC GAAATTTAAACCGACCACGCTGAACCCGATGGAATTACACCCGGCAGTTACGACTCGTAAAACCAATTAA